A DNA window from Pongo abelii isolate AG06213 chromosome 2, NHGRI_mPonAbe1-v2.0_pri, whole genome shotgun sequence contains the following coding sequences:
- the DIPK2A gene encoding divergent protein kinase domain 2A isoform X2, translating into MVAVNYVGEELWSYFNAPWEKRVDLAWQLMEIAEQLTNNDFEFALYLLDVSFDNFAVGPRDGKVIIVDAENVLVADKRLIRQNKPENWDVWYESKFDDCDKEACLSFSKEILCARATVDHNYYAVCQNLLSRHATWRGTSGGLLHDPPSEIAKDGRLEALLDECANPKKRYGRFQAAKELREYLAQLSNNVR; encoded by the exons ATGGTGGCTGTAAATTATGTTGGAGAAGAACTGTGGAGTTACTTTAATGCGCCATGGGAAAAACGAGTTGACCTCGCTTGGCAATTAATGGAAATAGCAGAACAGCTTACAAACAATGACTTTGAATTTGCACTCTACCTCCTGGATGTCAGCTTTGACAATTTTGCAGTTGGTCCTAGAGATGGGAAGGTAATCATTGTGGATGCTGAAAATGTTTTGGTTGCTGACAAAAGGTTAATTAGACAAA ATAAACCTGAAAATTGGGATGTATGGTATGAAAGCAAGTTTGATGACTGTGATAAGGAGGCTTGCTTatcattttcaaaagaaattctTTGTGCTCGTGCCACTGTGGACCACAATTACTATGCTGTTTGTCAGAACCTCTTATCCAGACATGCCACCTGGCGTGGCACTTCTGGAGGACTCCTTCATGATCCACCAAGTGAAATTGCCAAAGATGGCCGGCTCGAGGCCTTGCTGGATGAGTGTGCCAACCCAAAGAAGCGCTATGGCAGATTCCAGGCTGCAAAAGAACTGCGTGAATACCTAGCACAATTAAGCAACAACGTGAGGTAG